One genomic segment of Clostridium estertheticum subsp. estertheticum includes these proteins:
- a CDS encoding TIGR03936 family radical SAM-associated protein, whose protein sequence is MLTLKKGRVLTVRYLIKYSKESEIKFVAHLDLMRTIQKIIKRSELPIGYSKGFNPHMAVSIAQPLSVGVHSNGEYMDVVLVDELDENYIMNKMNENTPRGIKILDVVKVIPVEGTKQKQAMAIIDAARYTIKFKYTDIEGIKEKMDDLCALDEWNIIKISKKSGEKLVNIKQFIHEFDYNVDNFVISIKVLISCGSRDNLSASLLCEYIKENLEFINKETFVDITREEMYAYKDEKLVTLSEFF, encoded by the coding sequence ATGTTAACTTTAAAGAAGGGACGTGTTTTAACGGTGCGTTATTTAATCAAGTATAGTAAGGAAAGTGAGATTAAATTTGTTGCTCACTTAGACTTAATGAGAACTATCCAAAAGATAATCAAGAGATCAGAACTGCCAATTGGGTATTCAAAAGGTTTCAATCCTCACATGGCAGTATCTATCGCGCAACCATTGTCAGTAGGGGTACATTCAAATGGTGAATATATGGATGTAGTACTAGTTGATGAACTAGATGAAAACTATATTATGAATAAAATGAATGAGAACACACCGCGTGGAATTAAAATTTTAGATGTTGTAAAAGTAATTCCGGTTGAGGGAACAAAGCAAAAGCAAGCTATGGCAATTATTGATGCAGCTAGATACACTATTAAATTTAAATACACGGATATAGAAGGTATTAAAGAAAAAATGGATGATCTATGTGCTTTGGACGAATGGAATATTATTAAAATCAGCAAAAAAAGTGGAGAAAAGTTGGTTAATATAAAACAATTTATTCATGAGTTCGATTATAACGTAGATAATTTTGTGATATCTATTAAAGTCCTTATTTCTTGCGGTAGTCGAGATAATTTATCTGCTAGTCTACTTTGCGAATATATAAAGGAAAACCTAGAGTTTATTAATAAAGAGACTTTTGTTGATATAACTCGCGAAGAAATGTATGCATATAAAGATGAAAAATTAGTCACTCTTAGCGAGTTTTTCTAA
- the rpmA gene encoding 50S ribosomal protein L27, whose product MLVMNLQLFAHKKGVGSTRNGRDSESKRLGAKRADGQFVLAGNILVRQRGTKIHPGNNVGIGGDDTLFAKISGIVKFERMGKMKKKASVYPVVEEEEMSIAE is encoded by the coding sequence ATGTTAGTTATGAACCTACAATTATTTGCTCATAAAAAAGGAGTAGGTAGTACAAGAAATGGTAGAGACAGTGAATCTAAAAGACTTGGAGCTAAACGTGCAGATGGACAATTCGTTCTTGCAGGTAATATTTTAGTAAGACAAAGAGGAACAAAAATTCACCCAGGAAACAATGTTGGAATAGGTGGAGATGATACTCTTTTCGCTAAAATTAGTGGAATAGTAAAATTCGAAAGAATGGGAAAAATGAAGAAAAAAGCAAGCGTTTATCCTGTTGTTGAAGAAGAAGAAATGTCTATTGCTGAATAA
- the rplU gene encoding 50S ribosomal protein L21 encodes MYAVVVTGGKQYRVQEGDVLFVEKLNAEVETTIELNEVLAVGKEDGLIVGKPVVEGAKVVAKVLAQGKAKKIIVFKFKRKLDYRKKQGHRQSYTKIQIEKIEA; translated from the coding sequence ATGTACGCAGTTGTAGTAACTGGTGGAAAACAATACAGAGTTCAAGAAGGAGACGTTTTATTCGTTGAAAAATTGAATGCTGAAGTTGAAACAACAATTGAGTTAAATGAAGTTCTTGCAGTAGGTAAGGAAGATGGTTTGATAGTTGGAAAACCTGTAGTTGAAGGAGCTAAAGTTGTTGCTAAAGTATTAGCACAAGGAAAAGCTAAAAAGATTATAGTTTTCAAATTTAAGAGAAAGTTAGATTATAGAAAGAAACAAGGACATAGACAATCATATACTAAGATTCAAATCGAGAAGATAGAAGCTTAG
- a CDS encoding TIGR03960 family B12-binding radical SAM protein: protein MNKISDDILFKVEKPARYIGGELNCCYKDIDKIDIRFAFCFPDVYEVGMSHLGSRILYHVLNERVDTYCERAFAPWPDMEKQMRDNNISLYALESKDSLKEFDFLGFTLQYEMSYTNILNMLDMSGITIRASNRGDDEPIIMAGGPCAYNPEPLYDIVDFFELGDGEEIMNEVLDVYKNYKGKKKEFLREISKIRGVYVPSLYEVSYNEDNTIREFKPKYDDVPSSVKKRFVVDFDKVAYPEKIVVPYTEIVHDRVILETFRGCTNGCRFCQAGMIYRPVREKSTATLIDEADKLLKSTGYREISLSSLSICDYSDIKNLVTTLIEKNKEDHVSVSLPSIRINSFSVDLIKEIQKVKKTGITFAPEAGTQRMRDIINKGVTEEQVLEAVSSVFASGWSTIKLYFMVGLPYETLEDVRGIAELSDKVAGEYFKIPKETRKRGLRVTTSTAIFVPKPFTPFQWVPQSRMEDVGEKIKAVKYAIKSKAVTYNYHESIVSYLEAVMARGDRRICDVIIKAFEKGAKFDGWGEYFNFEIWKEAMQECGVSGDFYAYRARSYDEVLPWDFIDIGVNKEYLINENEKAKKVELTQNCKDGCTQCGVNVNFKEGTCFNGALFNQV from the coding sequence ATGAATAAAATTTCCGATGATATCTTATTTAAGGTTGAAAAACCTGCTAGATATATAGGTGGAGAACTAAATTGTTGTTATAAAGATATAGATAAAATTGATATAAGATTTGCTTTTTGTTTCCCAGATGTATATGAGGTGGGTATGTCACATTTAGGAAGTAGAATACTTTATCATGTTTTGAATGAAAGAGTTGATACTTATTGTGAAAGAGCTTTTGCGCCTTGGCCAGATATGGAAAAACAAATGAGAGATAACAATATATCTTTGTACGCATTAGAGAGTAAAGATTCTTTAAAAGAGTTTGATTTTTTAGGATTTACACTTCAATATGAGATGAGTTACACAAACATTCTTAATATGCTAGATATGTCAGGCATTACTATAAGAGCATCTAATAGAGGTGACGATGAGCCTATAATTATGGCTGGTGGTCCATGTGCATATAACCCTGAACCATTATACGATATAGTGGATTTCTTTGAACTTGGTGATGGTGAAGAGATAATGAATGAGGTATTAGATGTCTATAAAAACTATAAAGGTAAGAAAAAAGAATTTTTAAGAGAAATATCTAAAATAAGAGGAGTATATGTTCCTTCATTATATGAGGTATCTTATAATGAAGATAATACTATACGTGAATTTAAACCTAAATATGATGATGTTCCTAGTAGTGTTAAGAAAAGATTTGTAGTAGATTTTGATAAAGTTGCTTATCCAGAGAAAATAGTAGTTCCATATACTGAAATAGTACATGATAGGGTAATACTCGAGACATTTAGAGGATGTACAAATGGATGTAGATTTTGCCAAGCTGGAATGATATATAGACCAGTTAGAGAAAAAAGTACTGCTACTCTTATAGATGAAGCAGATAAATTATTAAAGAGTACTGGATATAGAGAAATATCTTTAAGTTCACTGAGCATTTGTGACTATTCTGATATTAAAAACCTTGTAACAACCCTTATAGAGAAAAATAAGGAGGACCACGTTAGTGTATCCCTTCCGTCTATTAGGATAAATTCTTTCTCAGTTGACTTAATTAAGGAAATACAAAAGGTGAAAAAAACTGGTATAACTTTTGCGCCAGAAGCAGGAACACAGAGAATGCGAGATATAATAAATAAAGGTGTAACAGAGGAGCAAGTATTAGAAGCGGTTAGTAGCGTATTTGCTTCAGGTTGGTCAACTATAAAACTTTACTTTATGGTGGGACTTCCTTATGAGACATTAGAGGATGTACGTGGCATTGCAGAACTTTCAGATAAAGTTGCAGGGGAATACTTTAAAATCCCCAAAGAAACACGAAAAAGAGGATTAAGAGTTACTACAAGTACAGCTATATTTGTACCGAAACCATTTACTCCATTTCAATGGGTACCTCAAAGCAGAATGGAGGATGTAGGTGAGAAAATAAAAGCAGTTAAGTATGCAATCAAAAGTAAGGCAGTTACATATAATTATCATGAATCAATAGTTTCATACTTAGAGGCAGTTATGGCTAGAGGAGACAGACGAATTTGCGATGTTATAATTAAGGCATTTGAAAAAGGTGCAAAATTTGATGGTTGGGGTGAATATTTTAATTTTGAAATATGGAAGGAAGCAATGCAGGAATGTGGAGTCTCTGGAGATTTCTATGCTTACCGTGCGCGAAGTTATGATGAAGTACTTCCTTGGGATTTCATAGATATTGGTGTAAATAAAGAGTATTTAATAAATGAAAATGAAAAAGCTAAAAAAGTAGAATTAACTCAAAATTGTAAAGATGGCTGCACGCAGTGTGGGGTTAATGTTAACTTTAAAGAAGGGACGTGTTTTAACGGTGCGTTATTTAATCAAGTATAG
- the rodA gene encoding rod shape-determining protein RodA, whose amino-acid sequence MKFLQSLRLNKKLLRELDYVTIIIAICIVTFGCINIYSATVKSSGDFLIKKQIAWMIFGLITVYFLLVFDYMVIENYAVIIYWAGIILLIIGDFVGKVNHGANCWINFGPISIQPSEFAKIGMIIMIAKKLDEFEGKINEPKNLLTLMFYAAVPMILIVIQPDMGMTMVSFFIVLGIFYCIGLKRKIIIGGLISILLLIVSVWNSPIMKPYWKERLTSFLSTKGNEATSGFQLAQSKLAIGSGGIFGLGFGKGVQFNSVPEKQTDFIFAVLCEEWGFIGALVLLLLYGILIYRLIKIAKESKDIFGTVICVGVVSNLLFSIFQNVGMTMGLMAITGITLPFMSYGGSSLLTSFISLGLVLNVGMRRNKINF is encoded by the coding sequence ATGAAATTTCTACAAAGCCTAAGACTTAATAAGAAACTTTTAAGAGAATTAGATTATGTTACAATTATAATTGCGATTTGTATCGTGACTTTTGGGTGTATAAACATTTATAGTGCTACTGTGAAATCATCTGGAGATTTTTTGATTAAAAAGCAAATAGCGTGGATGATATTTGGTCTTATTACAGTGTATTTTCTTTTAGTATTTGATTATATGGTAATAGAGAATTACGCAGTGATAATATATTGGGCAGGAATTATACTTCTAATAATTGGTGACTTTGTTGGAAAAGTTAACCATGGTGCGAATTGTTGGATAAATTTTGGACCAATCAGTATACAACCTTCAGAATTTGCTAAAATTGGTATGATAATAATGATTGCTAAGAAGTTAGATGAATTTGAAGGGAAAATTAATGAACCTAAAAATTTATTAACTTTAATGTTTTATGCGGCAGTACCGATGATTTTAATTGTTATTCAACCAGATATGGGAATGACTATGGTTAGTTTTTTTATAGTACTCGGAATATTTTATTGTATAGGATTAAAGCGAAAAATAATAATCGGGGGACTAATTTCAATTTTACTGTTAATTGTAAGCGTATGGAATTCTCCAATCATGAAACCTTATTGGAAGGAAAGACTCACATCATTCTTGAGTACAAAGGGCAATGAAGCAACTTCTGGTTTTCAACTTGCACAATCAAAACTTGCTATAGGCTCAGGAGGGATATTTGGGCTGGGATTCGGTAAGGGTGTGCAATTTAATTCTGTTCCAGAAAAGCAGACGGATTTTATTTTTGCGGTTTTATGTGAAGAATGGGGATTTATCGGTGCATTAGTACTATTATTGTTATATGGTATTCTTATATATAGATTAATTAAAATTGCAAAAGAGTCTAAAGATATTTTTGGAACTGTAATATGTGTGGGAGTTGTTTCAAATTTATTATTTTCAATATTTCAAAATGTTGGAATGACCATGGGGCTTATGGCTATTACAGGAATAACGCTTCCATTTATGAGTTATGGTGGAAGTTCACTCTTAACAAGTTTTATATCACTAGGACTTGTTTTAAATGTAGGTATGAGGAGAAACAAAATAAATTTTTGA
- a CDS encoding methylglyoxal synthase, giving the protein MRIALVAHDKKKEDMIDFAKRYKDILAKHELYGTGTTGKLINEEVGLPVTRFLSGPLGGDQQIGAKLAQGEMDMIIFLRDPLTPQPHEPDISALLRLCDVHCIPLATNLGTAEVLMRSLKDREY; this is encoded by the coding sequence ATGAGAATAGCATTAGTAGCACATGATAAAAAAAAGGAAGATATGATTGACTTTGCAAAACGATATAAGGATATTTTAGCTAAACATGAATTATATGGAACTGGTACAACAGGGAAATTAATAAATGAAGAAGTTGGTCTTCCTGTCACTAGATTTTTATCAGGACCACTGGGAGGCGACCAGCAAATAGGTGCTAAACTTGCTCAGGGGGAAATGGATATGATAATTTTCCTAAGGGATCCACTAACACCTCAACCTCATGAACCTGATATTTCAGCACTTCTTAGGTTATGCGATGTACATTGCATTCCACTTGCTACAAATTTAGGTACAGCTGAAGTTTTAATGAGAAGTTTAAAAGATCGTGAATATTAA
- a CDS encoding ribosomal-processing cysteine protease Prp, whose amino-acid sequence MVKVGFVRSLGKIVSFKIKGHAMPKEKQLEVDLICSAISAISQTTIIGIEEVLKIKVKYDIDDGFLNLNLEGQTLKDIERCQVLLETMILGLKSVEITYGKYIKVEIEEV is encoded by the coding sequence GTGGTTAAAGTTGGATTTGTTCGAAGTCTTGGTAAAATAGTTTCTTTTAAAATAAAAGGTCATGCAATGCCTAAAGAAAAACAGTTGGAAGTTGATTTAATTTGTAGTGCTATTTCAGCAATTTCTCAAACTACTATTATTGGGATTGAGGAAGTTTTGAAAATTAAGGTAAAGTATGATATAGATGATGGATTTTTAAATTTAAATTTAGAAGGTCAAACTCTAAAAGATATTGAAAGATGTCAAGTTTTACTTGAAACAATGATACTTGGACTTAAAAGTGTAGAAATTACTTATGGTAAATATATAAAAGTGGAAATAGAGGAGGTGTAA
- a CDS encoding ribonuclease E/G, protein MKEIYIERQEEILRIAIKENNKLKECFIEEENSGPVPGEIYKGVVKNIVPAIKCAFIDIGHNKDCYMYLDEKFHNTKIKKGDELIVEVLKEAIDKKGAKVTSAFGIPGTYCVVVNMNKNISFSKKINNKDFEALVERSLIKPKDIGVMIRTNAAQVDINTLNDEVEALYEIYKNLIKRSEYSRNPILLFSNAGALNRTLRDILDKNTFKIVLNNESDFEYTRKNTQTRSDIDVKVELHNESRMLFDYYGIEKELLSLRNHRIILKCGGNIVIDKTEAMYVIDINSGKNIKSRSLQKTAQTTNIEAASEIARQIRLRNLSGIIIIDFIDTDDPDVRKSILSVLRDGFGDDKNKTVVYPFTELNLVQIARRRRGKSIYEFIEEPCTVCGGKSSRVKLAYMQFLIRNEIFKINSEQVLLDIYIEIGEVYKKDIMDNVLEFARQIGAIENKIYVNFIPHLDKFKVESLIFANQIRNLQTYKIYG, encoded by the coding sequence ATGAAAGAAATATATATCGAAAGACAAGAAGAGATTTTGAGGATAGCAATAAAGGAAAACAACAAACTAAAGGAATGTTTTATAGAGGAAGAGAATAGTGGACCAGTTCCAGGAGAAATATATAAAGGTGTAGTAAAAAATATTGTTCCAGCAATTAAGTGTGCTTTTATAGATATTGGTCATAATAAAGATTGTTATATGTATCTTGATGAAAAGTTTCATAATACCAAGATAAAAAAAGGTGACGAACTTATAGTTGAAGTTTTAAAAGAGGCAATAGATAAAAAAGGGGCAAAAGTCACTAGTGCTTTTGGTATCCCTGGTACTTACTGCGTTGTTGTTAATATGAATAAAAATATTAGTTTTTCAAAAAAAATAAATAATAAAGATTTTGAGGCATTGGTTGAAAGGTCATTAATTAAACCAAAGGATATTGGGGTAATGATTAGAACTAATGCTGCACAGGTTGATATCAATACTTTAAATGATGAAGTTGAAGCTTTATATGAGATATATAAGAACCTTATTAAACGTTCTGAGTATTCAAGAAACCCTATTTTGTTATTTAGTAATGCAGGGGCTCTAAATAGAACACTGCGTGATATTTTAGATAAAAATACTTTTAAAATAGTATTGAATAATGAAAGTGATTTTGAGTATACGAGAAAAAATACGCAGACTAGATCTGACATTGATGTAAAGGTTGAACTTCATAATGAGAGTAGGATGTTATTCGATTATTATGGAATAGAAAAAGAGTTACTTAGTCTACGAAATCACAGGATTATACTAAAATGTGGTGGAAATATTGTTATTGATAAAACTGAGGCAATGTATGTAATTGATATTAATTCAGGGAAAAATATAAAAAGTCGTTCACTTCAAAAAACTGCACAAACTACTAATATTGAGGCAGCATCAGAAATAGCAAGGCAGATAAGACTTCGAAATCTTAGTGGAATCATTATAATAGATTTTATTGATACTGATGACCCAGATGTTAGAAAAAGCATATTAAGCGTTCTAAGAGATGGATTCGGCGACGATAAAAATAAGACGGTTGTTTATCCATTTACAGAACTTAACCTAGTGCAGATTGCAAGGAGGAGGCGAGGTAAGTCTATATATGAATTTATTGAGGAACCTTGCACGGTCTGCGGTGGGAAGAGTAGTAGGGTTAAATTAGCTTATATGCAATTTTTAATTAGAAATGAAATTTTTAAGATTAACAGTGAACAGGTTTTATTAGACATATATATTGAAATTGGTGAAGTTTATAAGAAAGATATCATGGACAATGTTTTAGAATTTGCAAGGCAAATAGGGGCTATAGAAAATAAAATTTATGTAAACTTTATTCCTCATTTGGATAAATTTAAGGTAGAATCGCTAATTTTTGCAAATCAAATAAGAAATTTGCAAACATATAAGATATATGGGTAA
- a CDS encoding M50 family metallopeptidase: MIKISKLFIPYIILLIVLGFKGKLVISFVFVFIHELMHYLTARILGFSGFDIEILPVGAVLKLKDLDEANAKEDLIISLSGPLLNLVLAFIFYILFIIFKRPYFDLIFNSNLAIGIFNLIPAFPLDGGRVLRDILSFNNIYRRANEMTIRVSMILGSVFMFIYFISVSANRGNFNLGLISIFILISSIKEKERIVYLIMGYIIKKKYRFIKRGYVENRSISIFCEKSLLYVLGIIDKNKYNLFTVLDENMCVIETLYEEEIIEAIKTYGNISLNEYIDIKKLKHIL; encoded by the coding sequence TTGATAAAAATAAGCAAGTTATTTATACCGTATATTATTTTGCTAATAGTATTAGGATTTAAAGGGAAATTAGTAATATCTTTTGTTTTTGTATTCATCCATGAGTTAATGCATTATTTAACTGCAAGAATTTTAGGGTTTTCTGGTTTTGATATAGAAATACTTCCTGTAGGCGCAGTACTTAAACTTAAAGATCTAGATGAAGCAAATGCCAAAGAGGATTTAATAATTTCTTTATCAGGACCATTATTAAACTTAGTTCTTGCATTCATTTTTTATATTCTATTTATAATATTTAAAAGGCCTTATTTTGATTTGATTTTTAATAGCAATTTAGCAATAGGTATATTTAATCTTATACCAGCTTTCCCATTAGATGGGGGGAGGGTGCTTCGTGATATACTTAGTTTTAATAATATCTATAGAAGAGCTAATGAGATGACAATTAGGGTTAGCATGATTCTTGGAAGTGTTTTTATGTTTATATATTTTATAAGTGTGTCTGCAAACAGAGGGAACTTTAATTTAGGCTTAATTTCAATATTTATTTTAATATCTTCAATTAAAGAGAAGGAAAGGATAGTATATTTGATTATGGGCTACATTATTAAGAAGAAATACAGATTTATAAAGCGCGGATATGTAGAGAATAGGAGTATTTCTATTTTTTGTGAGAAAAGCTTATTATATGTTTTAGGAATAATTGATAAAAATAAATATAATTTGTTTACTGTACTTGATGAAAATATGTGTGTAATCGAGACATTGTATGAGGAAGAAATAATCGAAGCAATAAAGACATATGGTAATATAAGTTTAAATGAATATATTGATATTAAAAAATTAAAACATATATTATGA
- the minE gene encoding cell division topological specificity factor MinE yields the protein MNILKIFSNKIFSKDIASDRLKLILIHDRADISPDFLEMIKSDILQVISKYAEIETGEIEVRLTTTDEYEGNSPALIANIPIKKIKR from the coding sequence ATGAATATATTAAAAATATTTTCTAACAAAATTTTCTCGAAGGATATTGCAAGTGACAGATTAAAATTAATTTTAATACATGATAGAGCAGACATTTCACCTGATTTTTTAGAAATGATCAAAAGTGACATACTACAAGTAATTTCAAAATACGCTGAAATAGAAACAGGCGAAATCGAGGTTAGATTAACAACAACGGATGAATATGAAGGTAATTCACCAGCGCTAATTGCCAATATACCAATAAAAAAGATAAAAAGATAA